GAGGTCTGCGCCAAGCTGCTGGCATTTAATTACAATCTCTTCTATCTTACCTTTACCAACAAGGTATTTCGGGTGTAATGCCTTTGGCCTTTGTATCACAGTATCCAGAACAGATATCCCTGCAGAATAACAGAGGTCTTTGAGTTCTGCGATGTGGTCCTCAATGTTTTTATAAGAGCCTGGAGGAACAACACAGACAAGCACGCATTTCTCCCTGTTCTTGTCTACAACATAAAATCTGCCCCTCTCTTTAACAAATTCATTCTCCAGCTCTGTTATGAACCCGGTAAAATCTATATTAAGTTCCTGCATGCTGAGAGGTCCTATAAACTCCCATGCCCTGCCCTTTTTGTTCTGCGGTATGAGGTGACCAATATGTATTGCTTCTGCTTGTTCCCCTCTCCTTTCGGCAATACAGGCCACAAGGTCAAGCTGCAAAATGGCAAGGTCAGCCAAATCCTCTTTTGAGAGGAGCTCGCCATCAAGGTGGGTATGGATAAACCTCACACCCCTGAACCTCGCCCTTCCAACCCTTTCTGTAGAGAGCGGTGGTATCTCGACCCTTCCTCTGTCACCCACAATCACGTACTCGATAAGCCCTCTTCTGTTTACAATAAGGCCTACCTGCCTTGAAATCTCCCTCGAAATCTGCATGATATTTCTGGCGATATCAGGTGA
The sequence above is a segment of the Pseudomonadota bacterium genome. Coding sequences within it:
- a CDS encoding GTPase HflX; its protein translation is MELAEIVSPDIARNIMQISREISRQVGLIVNRRGLIEYVIVGDRGRVEIPPLSTERVGRARFRGVRFIHTHLDGELLSKEDLADLAILQLDLVACIAERRGEQAEAIHIGHLIPQNKKGRAWEFIGPLSMQELNIDFTGFITELENEFVKERGRFYVVDKNREKCVLVCVVPPGSYKNIEDHIAELKDLCYSAGISVLDTVIQRPKALHPKYLVGKGKIEEIVIKCQQLGADLLIFDEELYPGQIKNISSLTELKVIDRNQLILDIFAIRAKTDEAKIQV